From a single Fusobacterium ulcerans ATCC 49185 genomic region:
- a CDS encoding ATP-binding protein: MIKCQFCGKVYMKNPYKYMDSLPEIFKKNLEYIPACNCLEESKTRELEELERKRMQECMKNRMKKCKDISVMDEKFARSRFERADMKSDYMQLSKRYAESFMSKDKKEGMLLYGGVGTGKTFASACIANYLMERGKTVLVINLGLYFNKLTMEWGEAEKVVLEQTEKCDLMIIDDFGSEKGLDRNQTGWRAEKIYNLIDGRYRSEKPLIISTNLNFSADEGKCELSEKFSTQGQNRIRDRIIDMCFPVEVTGKSRRGMTQKRFAEFIS; this comes from the coding sequence ATGATAAAATGTCAATTTTGTGGGAAAGTGTATATGAAAAATCCATATAAGTATATGGATTCTCTTCCAGAGATTTTTAAAAAGAATCTGGAATATATACCAGCCTGTAATTGTCTGGAAGAAAGTAAAACAAGGGAACTGGAGGAATTGGAAAGGAAGAGGATGCAGGAATGTATGAAAAACAGGATGAAAAAGTGTAAGGATATTTCTGTGATGGATGAAAAATTCGCAAGAAGCAGATTTGAAAGGGCTGATATGAAAAGTGATTATATGCAGCTGTCAAAAAGATATGCAGAGAGCTTTATGAGCAAGGACAAAAAAGAAGGAATGCTCCTGTATGGAGGAGTAGGAACAGGAAAGACATTTGCAAGTGCCTGTATAGCTAATTATCTCATGGAAAGAGGAAAGACTGTATTGGTAATTAATCTAGGACTGTATTTTAACAAACTGACTATGGAGTGGGGAGAAGCTGAGAAAGTAGTTCTGGAGCAGACAGAGAAATGCGACTTGATGATTATTGATGATTTCGGCAGTGAAAAAGGACTGGATAGAAATCAAACAGGATGGAGGGCTGAAAAGATATACAATCTCATTGATGGGAGATACAGAAGCGAGAAGCCCCTTATAATTTCAACAAATTTGAATTTCAGCGCAGATGAGGGAAAATGCGAGTTAAGCGAGAAATTCTCTACACAAGGGCAGAACAGGATAAGGGACAGAATAATAGATATGTGTTTTCCAGTAGAAGTAACAGGGAAGAGCAGAAGGGGAATGACCCAGAAGAGATTTGCAGAATTTATATCTTAA
- a CDS encoding HU family DNA-binding protein yields MTEKEFIKFYRERNNVKNSKEIKNKINLFWNVLLKALDEDKKVLFKGWGTFEKKEVKSRKVIMPNFEEVFYTKPKEVIKFRIGLGFEDFINKNGDVNE; encoded by the coding sequence ATGACAGAGAAGGAATTTATAAAGTTTTATAGAGAAAGAAATAATGTTAAAAATTCTAAAGAAATAAAAAATAAAATAAATCTATTCTGGAATGTACTTTTAAAAGCATTAGATGAAGATAAAAAAGTGTTGTTCAAAGGCTGGGGAACTTTTGAAAAGAAAGAGGTAAAATCAAGAAAAGTTATAATGCCAAATTTTGAAGAAGTATTTTATACAAAGCCTAAAGAGGTAATAAAATTTAGGATAGGATTAGGATTTGAAGATTTTATAAATAAAAATGGTGATGTAAATGAATAA
- a CDS encoding DNA-binding protein encodes MTREDYMCQKLGSLSNFDKLLVEKMVEQLGEWATIEEAAKYFKRHKNIIYDKVEGGEVLNRRIGNKILIYTRSLIFLME; translated from the coding sequence ATGACTAGAGAAGATTATATGTGTCAAAAATTAGGAAGTCTTTCAAATTTTGATAAACTGCTGGTAGAGAAAATGGTGGAGCAACTTGGAGAATGGGCAACAATAGAGGAAGCAGCCAAGTATTTTAAAAGACATAAAAATATTATTTATGACAAAGTGGAAGGAGGAGAAGTTCTCAATAGAAGAATTGGAAATAAAATTTTAATTTATACAAGGAGCTTGATTTTTTTGATGGAATAA
- a CDS encoding autotransporter outer membrane beta-barrel domain-containing protein, producing MIERIIKAVKRGNKKRSINITIGAVVGFLLSCTAVMGADEYLWIKNDGGGIKFNTAKTTEFDGTDGTWNEANPYNKNSWDGTTYTNNMTLLSTTNNGKDNNGIDISYGLRLSGDLGEFEFINKGNIKSDYKAIDFTVTTLSKLINHGNIGGPDDDNGIDIFGSHIDELSNNGNISDSTEKAIYLHRYSTIKELNNNGNIDIRYGVYMEDSKINNFTNNGNISSSFCTTLLVDSEINILENYGSVRSSLDLYNESTINVLRNTGTIFGEDYAINNEGGTINDLYNYGILMNSDRMVDTIVNTGTLTLDNFGLIFKADVGKYTATEGDFKNFGKTFEAGGYTIINAKAEGSFDNIVKTESILSSELSGDKAYVLNGIINTLEVNKNIFLQEVNNSVINAYKTAIVMNGNESYLELNNTKVNGGFDGSSPTILVGGTNNFLTIKGDTIVNGDMESTGTLNTLILSGKENNTRSTRDDSMNIFNKITNFGRIEIENNVTFFEIAQVTGVERITIKEDGTLNLRLQAGASPIDKATHALTTGNTGLTIAGKENTDDRAGTLNFMTNGIGTNTVIDMGGINLENVKLSTSSIIDEFEVLGAGSLSGNEGDIKLGVNGDLSGIYKDISSDGYIKYKALPNHINYDSLNKIYQSSITHDNNVNALREMIYSTGKSEQWLNLLSFAGDIYTGSPYSYSSELSRKSMGMFRDIVTENSFRPDLDKWLIMGGLTHADSGTKDTYYGRNYHGFDTGTSNTKVDMKLTGAYMLAKYGYSENISLGVTVGGNKSEAEMSMSKVKGNSGYIGAFAENYKGNLTLKAGAGIQYSEYDADRRTLGESYSEKYSDMAYDIYLNGRYSHNIGTNLFLEPYGTLSYTYVDQNGIDEGSEALAIKTDSKSFDYTVGKMGVDLKKVIPHEKGKSTLSAGVSYTKILDGADEEFITGRFKGGTDFDILVAHKNEHSIGLNAKYTLELEDGILFDVKGTYAVERDSHNGAGKNKTKGEWIVGTGLGYKF from the coding sequence ATGATAGAAAGGATTATAAAAGCAGTAAAAAGAGGGAACAAAAAAAGAAGCATCAACATCACAATAGGAGCAGTAGTAGGATTTTTACTTTCATGTACAGCAGTAATGGGAGCAGATGAATATCTTTGGATAAAGAATGATGGGGGAGGAATAAAATTTAATACAGCAAAAACTACTGAGTTTGATGGTACTGATGGAACTTGGAATGAAGCAAATCCATATAATAAAAATAGCTGGGACGGAACTACCTACACAAATAATATGACATTATTATCAACTACGAACAATGGAAAAGATAATAATGGTATTGATATAAGTTATGGATTGAGACTAAGCGGAGATTTAGGTGAATTTGAATTCATAAATAAAGGTAATATCAAAAGTGATTATAAGGCAATTGATTTTACTGTTACTACTCTGAGTAAATTAATTAATCATGGAAATATTGGTGGACCTGATGATGATAATGGTATAGATATATTTGGCTCTCATATAGATGAGTTATCAAATAATGGAAATATATCTGATAGTACAGAAAAGGCTATATATTTACATAGGTATTCGACTATAAAGGAATTAAATAATAATGGAAATATTGATATACGTTATGGTGTATATATGGAGGATTCAAAAATAAATAATTTTACTAACAATGGTAATATCAGTAGTAGCTTTTGTACTACACTTTTAGTTGACTCAGAAATAAACATTTTAGAGAACTATGGAAGTGTTAGAAGTAGTTTAGATCTATATAATGAGTCAACTATCAATGTATTAAGAAATACAGGGACCATTTTTGGTGAAGACTATGCTATCAATAATGAAGGGGGAACTATAAATGATTTATATAATTATGGAATACTTATGAACAGTGATAGGATGGTGGATACAATAGTAAATACTGGAACATTAACACTTGATAATTTTGGACTTATTTTTAAGGCAGATGTGGGGAAATATACAGCAACAGAAGGAGATTTTAAAAACTTTGGAAAAACATTTGAAGCAGGGGGATATACAATAATAAATGCTAAAGCTGAAGGAAGTTTTGATAATATAGTTAAAACTGAAAGCATACTATCTTCAGAATTGTCAGGAGATAAAGCATATGTGTTAAATGGAATAATAAATACCTTAGAAGTAAATAAAAATATTTTTCTGCAAGAAGTGAATAATTCTGTAATCAATGCCTATAAAACAGCAATAGTGATGAATGGAAATGAATCCTATCTTGAACTAAATAATACAAAGGTGAATGGTGGATTTGATGGAAGTTCTCCTACTATATTAGTAGGAGGAACAAATAATTTCCTAACTATCAAAGGAGATACAATAGTTAATGGAGATATGGAATCAACAGGAACATTAAATACTCTAATACTTTCTGGAAAAGAAAATAATACAAGAAGCACTCGTGATGACAGTATGAATATTTTTAATAAAATAACAAACTTTGGAAGAATAGAGATAGAAAATAATGTAACTTTTTTTGAAATAGCTCAGGTAACAGGAGTAGAAAGAATAACTATAAAAGAAGATGGAACTCTTAATTTAAGATTACAGGCAGGAGCAAGTCCTATTGATAAAGCAACTCATGCACTTACAACAGGAAATACAGGTTTAACTATAGCAGGAAAAGAAAATACAGATGATAGAGCAGGAACTCTTAATTTTATGACTAACGGAATTGGAACTAATACAGTTATAGATATGGGTGGAATAAATTTAGAAAATGTAAAGCTTAGTACTAGTAGTATTATAGATGAATTTGAAGTATTAGGTGCAGGAAGTCTTTCTGGAAATGAAGGGGATATAAAACTTGGAGTAAATGGAGATTTAAGTGGAATCTATAAAGATATAAGTTCAGATGGATATATAAAATATAAAGCACTACCAAATCATATAAATTATGATTCGTTAAATAAAATATACCAAAGTTCAATAACTCATGATAATAATGTAAATGCTTTAAGAGAGATGATATATTCTACAGGAAAAAGTGAACAATGGCTGAATCTTCTTTCTTTTGCAGGAGATATATATACAGGAAGTCCTTACTCATATAGTTCTGAACTATCAAGAAAATCTATGGGTATGTTTAGAGATATAGTTACAGAAAACAGTTTCAGACCAGACTTAGATAAGTGGCTGATAATGGGTGGACTGACTCACGCTGATAGTGGAACTAAAGATACATACTATGGTAGAAATTATCATGGATTTGATACTGGTACATCTAATACAAAAGTTGATATGAAACTTACTGGAGCATATATGCTGGCTAAGTATGGATATTCTGAAAATATATCACTGGGAGTAACAGTTGGAGGAAATAAGAGTGAAGCTGAAATGTCTATGTCTAAAGTAAAAGGAAACAGTGGATATATTGGGGCTTTTGCTGAAAACTACAAAGGAAACCTAACATTGAAAGCAGGAGCAGGAATACAATACTCTGAATATGATGCAGATAGAAGAACTTTAGGTGAAAGTTATAGTGAAAAATATTCAGATATGGCTTACGACATCTACCTAAATGGAAGATATTCTCATAACATTGGAACTAACTTATTCTTAGAACCATATGGAACTCTATCATATACATATGTAGATCAAAATGGAATAGATGAGGGGAGCGAAGCCCTTGCAATAAAAACAGATTCAAAATCATTTGACTACACAGTTGGAAAAATGGGAGTGGACTTGAAAAAAGTAATACCACATGAAAAAGGAAAAAGTACATTGTCAGCAGGGGTAAGTTATACAAAAATACTTGATGGAGCAGATGAGGAGTTTATTACAGGAAGATTTAAAGGTGGAACAGACTTTGATATCTTAGTAGCTCATAAAAATGAACATAGTATAGGGCTTAATGCTAAATATACTCTTGAGCTTGAAGATGGAATTTTGTTTGATGTAAAGGGAACTTATGCAGTAGAGAGAGATTCACATAATGGGGCAGGAAAAAACAAAACTAAAGGTGAATGGATAGTAGGAACTGGATTGGGATATAAGTTTTAA
- a CDS encoding HU family DNA-binding protein → MTEGKFIRFYKKRNALKNQQEVKEKIDLFWNTLLKVLNEGEKVTFKNWGTFEQKEVRSRKIVISKMDKVGYTKAKKKIRFKAGAGLQDIVNGAGTDE, encoded by the coding sequence ATGACAGAAGGGAAATTTATAAGATTCTATAAAAAGAGAAATGCTTTAAAGAATCAGCAGGAAGTAAAAGAAAAGATAGATTTATTCTGGAATACATTATTAAAAGTTCTGAATGAAGGGGAAAAGGTAACCTTTAAAAATTGGGGAACATTTGAGCAAAAAGAGGTAAGATCAAGAAAAATAGTGATATCTAAAATGGATAAAGTTGGTTATACAAAAGCGAAGAAAAAGATAAGATTTAAAGCAGGAGCAGGATTACAGGATATAGTAAATGGAGCTGGTACTGATGAATAA
- a CDS encoding HU family DNA-binding protein, translating to MNKRELAKVYSEMSNGEISERKALKEIDIFIETVQEALQKSRSLIFMNIGIFEIKERKPRIISNPVTRELMKIYPKKTVKFRMSKKMK from the coding sequence ATGAATAAAAGAGAATTAGCAAAAGTATACAGTGAGATGAGTAATGGAGAAATATCAGAAAGAAAGGCGCTAAAAGAAATAGATATATTTATTGAAACAGTACAGGAGGCTTTACAGAAAAGCCGTTCATTAATATTTATGAATATAGGAATATTTGAAATAAAGGAAAGAAAACCAAGAATAATATCAAATCCAGTAACAAGAGAACTAATGAAAATCTATCCAAAGAAGACTGTAAAGTTTAGAATGTCTAAAAAAATGAAATAG
- a CDS encoding autotransporter outer membrane beta-barrel domain-containing protein has product MIEKIMKAVKRGNKKRSINITVGAVVGFLLSCTAVMGADEYLWIKNDGGNISFSIIDDGGSGTWDVKDPYSDNNSWRENTYVNNITLFGKGNGRNNGGPTGYGVRLSGDLKQVKFINNGSILGEGHYGSYGIFNENGSIGTLENNGSIFSKRHGIYNCANKSDANSTIESLINNGNIYGEDSGIYNGSFGDDNSNITGIIENIANNGNIYGKDYGIYNIASASSSNTRGTIKSLTNNGNVYSEKYGIFNIPSVDGEAGIEKLTNSGVVYGKTNAIGNNSVTGTISNANNYGLLISGSTDVVNNELTIGTVPGKNKIVNFGLAFTDDGFGNYKNHSKSDTNHNFGNTPASTVKIGETDYTIRNVKADVNSSGGAITNIKSFKIEGGKLHSDTTEITDGYSTTSNVILNGIENTLKVVGADNNTLTNSIINAYETAVEFDGTSGGKLILTGTTVNGGIKTDTVAISGSSGAGTTDILVLENTTINGKIDMKDGTNTIDAGNDTIVNGDIITGTGVDTITTNTGAIINGTVKMGAGDDVLNIVSGGKINGILDGGADNDTLNFNPETTRALGNSEINIQHNISDFETININTNVTLFEKAIADDGSIEKLAISGVNEINISASSVLNLRIDTTETNGRYEGHALFGNTGLTINGDASSLGKGESIIESENGTYNVGVLNLVTNGLGLNSIIAMDGITLDEDLFTKTNSILDKAVILKTDEGNGKAGDIKVEADKDIFREAKASSQKYEKLNDIYNGVISSTDDNFIALKNIITINNKTEDYTSVTDSEQLAKLLDYLGDIYTGSPYSYSSELSRRSVGMFRDIVEENQFIPNLNQWLIMGGLTHADGGTKDTYYGKNYHGFDTGTSDTEADMKLTGAYALAKYGYSENISLGVAVGGNRSEAEMSMSKVKGNSGYIGAFVENYRGNLTLKAGGGIQYSEYDADRRTLGGHSYNEKYSDMTYDIYLNGRYSHNIGNNLFLEPYATLSYTYVDQDGADEGNQTLAIETDSKSFDYTAGKVGVDLKKVILHEKGKSTLSAGVSYTKILDEADEEHITGRFKGGTDFDILVAHKNEHSIGLNAKYALELENGVLFDVKGTYAVERDSHNGTGKNKTKGEWIIGAGLGYKF; this is encoded by the coding sequence ATGATTGAAAAGATTATGAAAGCAGTAAAAAGGGGAAACAAAAAAAGAAGCATCAATATAACAGTAGGAGCAGTAGTAGGATTTTTACTTTCATGTACAGCAGTGATGGGAGCAGATGAATATCTGTGGATAAAAAATGATGGTGGGAATATAAGTTTTAGTATTATTGATGATGGCGGAAGTGGGACTTGGGATGTTAAAGATCCCTATTCTGATAATAATAGCTGGAGAGAAAATACTTATGTAAATAATATAACACTATTTGGAAAGGGGAATGGAAGAAATAATGGTGGACCTACTGGCTATGGAGTGAGATTAAGTGGAGATTTAAAACAGGTAAAATTTATAAATAATGGCTCAATATTAGGAGAAGGACACTACGGTAGCTATGGAATCTTTAATGAGAATGGAAGTATAGGAACCCTAGAAAATAATGGAAGTATATTTAGTAAACGTCATGGAATTTATAATTGTGCTAATAAATCAGATGCAAACAGTACTATAGAAAGTCTAATAAATAATGGAAATATATATGGTGAAGATAGTGGAATTTATAATGGAAGTTTTGGCGACGATAATTCAAACATTACAGGGATTATAGAAAATATAGCAAATAATGGAAATATATATGGTAAAGATTATGGAATTTATAATATTGCTTCTGCCTCAAGCTCAAATACAAGAGGTACTATAAAAAGTTTGACAAATAATGGAAATGTATATAGTGAAAAGTATGGAATTTTTAATATACCTAGTGTAGATGGTGAAGCTGGTATAGAAAAACTAACAAATAGTGGAGTTGTTTATGGGAAAACTAATGCCATTGGAAATAATAGTGTTACAGGAACAATTAGTAATGCAAATAACTATGGGTTACTTATATCTGGTTCTACTGATGTGGTAAATAACGAATTAACAATTGGTACTGTTCCAGGAAAAAATAAGATAGTAAACTTTGGACTAGCTTTTACAGATGATGGCTTTGGGAACTATAAAAATCATAGTAAATCTGATACAAATCATAATTTTGGAAATACACCTGCTTCTACTGTAAAGATTGGAGAAACTGATTACACAATTAGAAATGTAAAGGCAGATGTAAATTCTAGTGGTGGTGCTATAACAAATATAAAAAGCTTTAAAATAGAAGGTGGAAAATTACACAGTGATACTACTGAAATAACTGATGGATATTCTACAACAAGCAATGTTATTCTAAATGGAATAGAGAATACTCTTAAAGTTGTAGGAGCAGATAATAATACATTAACTAATAGTATAATCAATGCCTATGAAACAGCGGTTGAATTTGATGGAACAAGTGGTGGAAAACTTATTCTAACAGGGACTACTGTAAATGGTGGAATAAAAACTGATACTGTTGCTATATCAGGAAGCAGTGGAGCAGGAACAACAGATATACTAGTACTTGAAAATACAACAATTAATGGAAAGATAGATATGAAAGATGGAACAAATACTATTGATGCAGGAAACGATACTATTGTAAATGGAGATATAATTACAGGAACTGGAGTAGATACTATAACTACTAATACAGGTGCAATAATTAATGGAACTGTAAAAATGGGAGCTGGAGATGATGTTCTTAATATTGTTAGTGGAGGAAAAATAAATGGAATTCTTGATGGAGGAGCAGATAATGATACTCTTAATTTTAATCCAGAGACAACAAGAGCTTTGGGAAATAGCGAAATAAATATTCAGCATAATATATCAGATTTTGAAACTATAAATATAAATACAAATGTAACTCTATTTGAAAAGGCTATTGCAGATGATGGAAGTATAGAGAAACTAGCTATTAGCGGAGTTAATGAAATAAATATAAGTGCTAGTTCAGTACTTAATTTAAGAATAGATACTACAGAAACTAATGGAAGATATGAAGGACATGCACTCTTTGGAAATACAGGTCTGACAATCAATGGAGATGCAAGCAGCCTAGGAAAAGGAGAATCAATAATAGAATCAGAAAATGGAACATATAATGTGGGAGTATTGAATCTGGTAACTAATGGACTTGGTTTAAATTCCATAATAGCTATGGATGGGATAACTTTAGATGAAGACCTTTTTACTAAAACTAATTCTATCTTAGACAAAGCAGTAATTTTAAAAACTGATGAAGGAAATGGAAAAGCAGGAGATATTAAAGTAGAAGCTGACAAAGATATCTTTAGAGAAGCAAAAGCAAGCAGTCAAAAGTATGAAAAGCTAAATGACATATATAATGGGGTAATTTCAAGTACAGATGATAATTTTATTGCTCTAAAAAATATAATTACTATAAATAATAAAACTGAAGATTATACATCAGTAACAGACAGTGAGCAATTAGCAAAATTACTGGATTACTTAGGAGATATCTACACTGGAAGTCCATATTCATACAGTTCTGAACTATCAAGAAGATCAGTGGGAATGTTTAGAGATATAGTGGAAGAAAATCAGTTTATACCAAACCTAAATCAATGGCTGATAATGGGTGGTCTAACTCATGCAGATGGTGGAACTAAAGATACATACTATGGTAAAAATTATCATGGATTTGATACTGGTACATCTGATACAGAAGCTGATATGAAACTTACTGGGGCTTATGCTCTTGCTAAATATGGATATTCTGAAAATATATCATTAGGAGTTGCAGTAGGTGGAAACAGAAGTGAAGCTGAAATGTCAATGTCTAAAGTAAAAGGAAATAGTGGATATATAGGGGCATTTGTAGAAAATTACAGAGGAAATCTAACATTGAAAGCAGGAGGAGGAATACAGTACTCAGAATATGATGCTGACAGAAGAACTCTTGGTGGACATAGCTATAATGAAAAATATTCAGACATGACATATGATATCTACCTAAATGGAAGATATTCTCATAACATAGGAAACAATCTTTTCTTAGAACCATATGCAACTCTATCATATACATATGTAGATCAAGATGGAGCTGATGAAGGAAATCAAACTCTAGCAATAGAAACAGATTCAAAATCATTTGACTACACAGCAGGAAAAGTGGGAGTAGACCTTAAAAAAGTGATACTACATGAAAAAGGAAAAAGTACACTATCAGCAGGAGTAAGCTATACAAAAATACTTGATGAAGCAGATGAAGAACATATCACAGGAAGATTTAAAGGTGGAACAGACTTTGATATTCTTGTAGCTCATAAAAATGAGCATAGTATAGGATTAAATGCCAAATATGCACTGGAACTAGAAAATGGAGTACTGTTTGATGTAAAGGGAACTTATGCAGTAGAGAGAGATTCGCATAATGGGACAGGAAAAAACAAGACTAAAGGTGAATGGATAATAGGAGCAGGACTGGGGTATAAGTTCTAA
- a CDS encoding HU family DNA-binding protein, producing the protein MNKKQFAKIYREMNSKEITLKEAENEVNRFLETLQEALLKDGEVKFVEKGIFEIFSRNQRVISNPSTRELMTIYPKKTVKFRMSKKYLNNGEAEKKILCLFISITFS; encoded by the coding sequence ATGAATAAAAAACAGTTTGCAAAGATATATAGAGAGATGAATTCAAAAGAGATTACTTTAAAAGAAGCAGAAAATGAAGTAAATAGATTTCTTGAAACGTTACAAGAAGCTTTGTTGAAAGATGGGGAAGTAAAATTTGTAGAAAAAGGAATATTTGAAATATTTTCAAGAAACCAAAGAGTAATATCTAATCCATCAACTAGAGAATTGATGACAATTTATCCTAAAAAGACAGTAAAATTTAGAATGTCTAAAAAATATTTAAATAATGGAGAGGCAGAGAAAAAAATTCTCTGTCTTTTTATTTCAATAACCTTTTCTTAA